AAGACAATATTATCTGATTCAGACTTTACAAAGGAGACTCCACCTATAACTATAGTTcatatcaacttgtagatgttctCTGCTAACTTTTGTCCTTTTATTATCGTCCAAGCTCCCTTGTTGATATTTATCATCCCGCTCACTGAATTGTAACTATAGCCAATACCATCAAGTGTATCTAATAAGATCAAATTCTTCTTTAGATCTGGTATGTgtctgacatcacataaagttatgatcacaccatcaaacatcttgattttgATGTTCCTTATGTTGATTACTTTGCAAGATGCATCATTCCCTATCAATACTAAACCAGAATCCACtaccctataggtgtcaaactaCTCCTTATTTGGAGTTATGTGATAAGAACATGTAGAATCTAAGATCCATGCATCTATAGAAACTCCAAACTAGgtataactgatagcatatctccatcactaCCCTCTGAATTTTCTTGTTCAACAATGTTTACAAACTTTGTCGGGCTATCTTTGTTCTCTGTAGCATGTTTCTTTATCTCTGAACAATCTCTCTTCATATGACATTTACCTCCACACTTATATCATGTGATCACATTCTTCCTTTTTGacttagaacgagtcttgttgtCGCTGCTCGATTCATACCAAGTTGTGCTCCTATCGCGCAGTACTATTCACCCAAGTCATTCCCCTTGAGAAATTTCATCACTAGCATTCTTCCTTTGATGAAAGTTCAACAAATtacttgtgatctcctccaattttaGAGATTGCTTTCCCCATATTatagtagtaaccaaattcttgtGCATAGGAGATAAAGGTAGATAATTCTGCAACATTAGCACCTTATCttcatcttcgatcttcacatcaacccgcTTCAGATCATTCATAATCTGGTTGAAAACATTGATATGATGGGTCATATCAATTCCCTCTATCATATTTAGCTCAAATAGTTTCTTCTTAAAATACAACTTAtttgtcaatgactttgacatATATCGACTTTCTAACTTTTTCCAAACTACTGCTAGTGACTCTTCATCCATGACATGATACATCACATCATCTATAAGATAAAGTTTGATTGATGTTGTCTCTTTCACCTTATGCTCCTCCTAATCTGTCCTTTTCATGATATCTGGTTTCCTTTTTCCTAACATCTTCACCATATCTTGTTGTACCCACAAGTCTTTAACCCTCCTCATGTCATAATTCAAAGTTTTCAGTTCCATCAAATTTCATTATATCAAACTTCGTAGAAGATGTCCCTGACATGTTGAGAATAATTAAATtcctatgctctgataccaattattgcgcCCCTAGCTACTTTCTCCCTCTCCGTCTCTAATCGTGGAAGAATAGGAGGAGAGGTGGAATAGGATCACTCACCCTAAGAAAATGAAGAAATCCCACTCAAGAGAAAACACAGGAAGAAAACGAAGAATTAgaacaagaaagaagaagagacAATGTAGGATTATCATGGTTCGGTTgagtgcctactccacaaaatggCCGAACCTTTAAGCTTTTATTAGAATTCCCTCAACACCATTCATAAGGTTATAATGATCCTATATTTATAATGCCTAAATCCCTCCATGATCTCTTGGACGAAAAGACCAAAAACCCCTAGAAATCTAGTTCTTTCGTCGCCTCCAAAACACCACACAGCCAGGTCATGCTTCTTGGCACAGTCGTGTCGTATCGTGTTAGGATTTCTAGAATTGGACACAGCCTGCCATGTCAGAGAACACACTTGGGCTTGGGTGACCAAAACTCCAGAATTGGACATGGTCACACTGTGTCCAAAGGTCGACCTTATCATGTAGAGTTGGGCATGGCCAAGCCATGTTCGGAGGGATGGCTTTGTCTTATCGTGCACAGAACTGGGCATGACCATGTTATGTCCAATGACACGACCATATCGTGTCCAATGATACGACCGTCCCTAGATGCACCCCTTTCTCATGTGATGATCTTCGTGTCCTTCACTGAGCCCATCAATAACCATCAAAACTAGGGCCATTTAAGTTGACTCGTTTATTAGTTTATATTTCTGATCTAGTTTTAAATCTAGGTTCAGGTCTAGACTTAGGTCAAGTTTAAGTGTCCAATAAACTTAGGAAATAATGAGATATTTGTGAAGGTTGACGAGTACTGAAATTTACAATTTAaacaatataataattttaaggAAACAAATTGAAACTTAGGAAATAATGAGATATTTGTGAAGGTTGACGAGTACTGAAATTTACAATTTAaacaatataataattttaaggAAACAAATTGAAACTTAGGAAATAATGAGATATTTGTGAAGGTTGACGAGTACTGAAATTTACAATTTAaacaatataataattttaaggAAACAAATTGAAACTTAGGAAATAATGAGATATTTGTGAAGGTTGACGAGTACTGAAATTTACAATTTAaacaatataataattttaaggAAACAAATTGAAACTTAGGAAATAATGAGATATTAGGTAGGTAACTAAAAAATGATGATAATAATTAATGGAAACAAGATTATATGTGTGTCCAATAAAAgataaacaaaaaataattaacctattaaatataaataaaaatgattttcaagTTAGAACAATATATTAGGTTGATGCGAGCCTCTTCTACTTAAAAAATTTGTACCAAGTAGATTGCCGATGTGGAAGAGTGCTAATGGTGAGAAGAGGGAaacaataaggaaagagattgatGGGAAAATAtcaaatactaaattaaaaatttaaaattgttaCTGAGAATAGTAGAACAAACGAATAAATATACAATCctcttcaaaaagaaaattaccaATTATTTGTAACACAAAATTCTAATCTTTTTTATAATTTGATAATACGATTTAGTGGTCCTATTCttggtaaaaaataatttttgataaaattttaatcaatttaataatagttaataattttttaaaaagtatattaactaatttatttaaaattctaataaattataaactaaaaatttatataatttttaataaaattaaattgtgaCTGTGTTAATATATTTTCTTATAATTATTATCTTAACTTTACGTACGGAGTTGAGTGTAGAATTTGTTgatgtttttttaataaaacataaaaaataaaaaataattttttttttaatattactaTGGAAAAGAGGGGAGGGCGGACCAAAGTTGGGCTTTTGACTATATTTCACGATTCATAATTAATTGGAAGGGCAGCAGCCGCACAGCACAGCAGAGCAAAGGGGAGGGCGGACCAAAGTTGGGCTTTTGACGATATTTCACGATTCATAATTAATTGAAAGGGCAGCAGCCGCACAGCACAGCAAAGCACAGCACAGCCTCGCTCTTCCCTCTGTCCGTATTAGAAGACCGAACCAAAAGGCAAAGGGAAAGCAGCAATTAGCAAAGCAAGTGGAGGAGGAGACGGCCAACAACTCCAAAGCAGTAGAAAGAAGACGAGGAAGAAGAACCAAACCGAGTTGCCTTCTCCGAAAGCCAAACCAAATCCCCATgaggcacaagaagaagaaatcccgGTGGGCGGCCGAACTCTCTCTCTGCCCTCCcacctccccctccccctccacCGCCGCCGCCGCTACCGCTGCCTCTTCCTCCTCCGAATCCGACGACGGAGGTGACGATCTCCTCACCCAACTCCCCGATACCATCCGTCTCCACATCCTCACCCTTCTCCCCCTCAAGTACGCCATCCGCACCGGCGCCCTCTCCTCCCGCTGGCGCGGCCTCTGGCGCCTCCGCTGGCCCCACCCCGCTGCTCTCCAATTCTCCCCCTCCAGCACCGCGCTTACCGATTCCGCTGAACAATTCGTCTCCTCCATCGACCGATGCCTTTCCTTCCGCGACCGCTCCCTCCGGATCGACTCTCTCTCCCTCGCCCTCCCTCCCGGCCGCCGCTACGACGCCGACATCAAACGCTGGCTCGAGTACGCCTCCTGCTGCGGCGTCGAGGATCTCCACCTTGCGGTCTCCTTCCCTTCGGCTGCTACCACCTCCGCTCGCCCTGCCCGCCGTGCTGCCCGAAGGAACGATCGCGCCGCCGTGCCGACTgcctttttcttctccatctgcGAGTGCTCCAATCTGTCCCGCCTCACTCTCTGCGGCCTCCACCTTGCCAGTCCCGGCGCCAATATCAAGCGCCTATCCTCCCTCGAGGTTCTTAGCCTCTATGCTACACCCGTCACCGACGCTGCCTTGAAGAGGATTATTGCTGCATGCCCTCGCCTCCGCTCGCTTGATCTTTCTTTCTGTCGGAAGCTCCGGAGAATTGCCATCACCGCCACCGGCAGTCCCCTCACCAGCCTTACCATCATCGACTGTGTAAGAGCGGTGGAGGTCACGGTCTCAGCTCCAGGCCTTAGGCGTTTTAGATTCGCTGGAAATTACCTCACAACCTACACGTTTGATAACCCCAGCAGGCTTGAGGATGTGCACATACTCGCAGGGATTCCCGTATCAAGCCTTCCTCGGAGTAATTGGGTGAAAGTGCTCTGCGGGCTCTTTAATCTTAAGGTCTTGACCCTCTGCAATCTCTCACTTCAGGTAACATTTTGCCTCTCTTCTCTGAGTGAACAAAACTGACCTTTGTAGTAAATTTGCAGTGTGTTCCCTTGTTTTCTTTTCAGTA
This window of the Zingiber officinale cultivar Zhangliang chromosome 3B, Zo_v1.1, whole genome shotgun sequence genome carries:
- the LOC122056469 gene encoding F-box/LRR-repeat protein 13-like isoform X2, encoding MRHKKKKSRWAAELSLCPPTSPSPSTAAAATAASSSSESDDGGDDLLTQLPDTIRLHILTLLPLKYAIRTGALSSRWRGLWRLRWPHPAALQFSPSSTALTDSAEQFVSSIDRCLSFRDRSLRIDSLSLALPPGRRYDADIKRWLEYASCCGVEDLHLAVSFPSAATTSARPARRAARRNDRAAVPTAFFFSICECSNLSRLTLCGLHLASPGANIKRLSSLEVLSLYATPVTDAALKRIIAACPRLRSLDLSFCRKLRRIAITATGSPLTSLTIIDCVRAVEVTVSAPGLRRFRFAGNYLTTYTFDNPSRLEDVHILAGIPVSSLPRSNWVKVLCGLFNLKVLTLCNLSLQYIVVEGAKLMGGLRSLRSLREIQLVMGMMTDENLMDIYGFFRLCECPRLEKLFIELPTNTRDPFVEKYLEISEEDPPEVEFEYLKMIKISNFKDHSNEMRLVRFLLEKASSLESFVVVAPKELVGDEYNKRDPNARSDFLQYLQLKLSSIQKVPLRRQIILSDHDDNKFRPTHWDVYSTV
- the LOC122056469 gene encoding F-box/LRR-repeat protein 13-like isoform X1, whose amino-acid sequence is MRHKKKKSRWAAELSLCPPTSPSPSTAAAATAASSSSESDDGGDDLLTQLPDTIRLHILTLLPLKYAIRTGALSSRWRGLWRLRWPHPAALQFSPSSTALTDSAEQFVSSIDRCLSFRDRSLRIDSLSLALPPGRRYDADIKRWLEYASCCGVEDLHLAVSFPSAATTSARPARRAARRNDRAAVPTAFFFSICECSNLSRLTLCGLHLASPGANIKRLSSLEVLSLYATPVTDAALKRIIAACPRLRSLDLSFCRKLRRIAITATGSPLTSLTIIDCVRAVEVTVSAPGLRRFRFAGNYLTTYTFDNPSRLEDVHILAGIPVSSLPRSNWVKVLCGLFNLKVLTLCNLSLQCVPLFSFQYIVVEGAKLMGGLRSLRSLREIQLVMGMMTDENLMDIYGFFRLCECPRLEKLFIELPTNTRDPFVEKYLEISEEDPPEVEFEYLKMIKISNFKDHSNEMRLVRFLLEKASSLESFVVVAPKELVGDEYNKRDPNARSDFLQYLQLKLSSIQKVPLRRQIILSDHDDNKFRPTHWDVYSTV